In Hamadaea flava, a genomic segment contains:
- a CDS encoding cysteine desulfurase family protein: protein MAYLDHAATTPMLAEALDAYVAAARDVGNASSLHGPGRCARRKVEESRERIAAALDARPSEVIFTGGGTESDNLAIKGIFWAQRPTGRCRVVASSIEHHAVLDTVNWLEQHEGAKVTWLPVDAEGRIDPGVLDEALDDDVALVTAMWANNEVGTVQPVAELAALASARGVPLHTDAIQAVGQIPVGFAASGAAALTLTGHKLGGPTGVGALLLGRDVPCTPLLHGGGQERDVRSGTLDVPGIVAFATAVEIAVATQAATAAHLASLRDELIAKVRAAVPEAVLNGDPVNRLPGNAHFAFPGCEGDALLMLLDAQGIACSTGSACSAGIAQPSHVLLAMGCDPVVARSSLRFSLGHTSTSAEIDELVAALPAVVERARRAGKLRKDRA, encoded by the coding sequence ATGGCATACCTCGATCACGCGGCGACCACGCCCATGCTCGCCGAAGCGCTCGACGCCTATGTCGCAGCCGCTCGCGACGTGGGCAACGCGTCCTCTCTCCACGGGCCAGGCCGCTGTGCCCGCCGCAAGGTCGAGGAGTCCCGGGAACGGATCGCGGCGGCGCTCGACGCGCGCCCGTCCGAGGTGATCTTCACCGGCGGTGGGACGGAATCCGACAACCTCGCTATCAAGGGCATCTTCTGGGCACAACGGCCCACCGGTCGCTGCCGCGTCGTCGCTTCCTCGATCGAGCACCACGCCGTCCTGGACACGGTGAACTGGCTGGAGCAGCACGAGGGGGCCAAGGTCACCTGGCTGCCGGTCGACGCCGAGGGGCGGATCGACCCCGGCGTGCTCGACGAGGCGCTCGACGACGATGTCGCCTTGGTCACCGCGATGTGGGCGAACAACGAAGTCGGCACCGTCCAGCCGGTCGCCGAGCTGGCGGCGCTGGCGAGCGCGCGGGGCGTACCGCTGCACACGGACGCGATTCAGGCGGTGGGCCAGATCCCGGTCGGCTTCGCCGCGTCCGGGGCGGCCGCCCTGACCTTGACCGGGCACAAGCTCGGCGGCCCGACCGGGGTCGGCGCGCTGCTGCTCGGCCGCGACGTCCCCTGCACCCCGCTGCTGCACGGCGGCGGGCAGGAGCGGGACGTGCGCTCCGGCACGCTGGATGTTCCCGGCATCGTGGCGTTCGCCACGGCGGTGGAGATCGCGGTCGCGACGCAGGCCGCGACGGCTGCCCACTTGGCGAGCCTGCGGGACGAGCTGATCGCCAAGGTACGCGCCGCCGTCCCCGAAGCCGTCCTGAACGGCGACCCGGTGAACCGGCTGCCGGGCAATGCCCACTTCGCCTTCCCAGGCTGTGAGGGCGACGCCCTGCTGATGCTGCTGGACGCGCAGGGGATCGCCTGCTCGACCGGATCGGCGTGCTCGGCGGGGATCGCCCAGCCCTCGCACGTGCTCCTGGCGATGGGGTGCGATCCGGTGGTGGCCCGCTCGTCGCTGCGCTTCTCGCTCGGCCACACGTCCACCTCGGCCGAGATCGACGAGCTGGTGGCCGCCCTGCCCGCCGTCGTCGAGCGCGCCCGCCGAGCCGGGAAACTCCGCAAGGACCGCGCGTAA
- the mnmA gene encoding tRNA 2-thiouridine(34) synthase MnmA: MRVLAAMSGGVDSAVAAARAVAAGHDVTGVHLALSKNPQSYRTGARGCCSREDSHDARRAADVIGIPFYVWDMAEEFHADVVEDFLSEYAAGRTPNPCLRCNEKIKFAAVLDRALALGFDAVVTGHYARLGDDGVLRRAADAEKDQSYVLGVLTQEQLDHAIFPLGDSLKSDVRAEAAEQGLSVAGKPDSHDICFIADGDTRKFLQERLGEAPGDIVDSTTGEVVGSHDGAYAFTVGQRKGLALGRPAPDGKPRYVLSITPVTNTVTVGPAEALDVTVVTATRPIVLAPLEPKTEAQVQLRAHGEPIDAVVEIVDGVLTASLRRPARGIAPGQAIVVYRPDAAGDAVLASATITSANATDTSATDRSATDRSATDRSATDRSATDRSATAMSTGTTAVTAAAAVASAA, from the coding sequence GTGCGAGTTCTTGCGGCGATGTCCGGTGGTGTCGACTCGGCGGTCGCGGCCGCCCGAGCGGTGGCGGCCGGGCACGACGTGACCGGAGTGCATCTGGCTCTGTCGAAGAATCCGCAGAGCTACCGGACCGGTGCCCGGGGCTGCTGCTCGCGGGAGGACTCCCACGACGCGCGGCGGGCCGCCGACGTGATCGGCATCCCGTTCTACGTCTGGGACATGGCCGAGGAGTTCCACGCCGACGTCGTGGAGGACTTCCTGAGCGAGTACGCGGCTGGGCGTACGCCTAATCCGTGCCTGCGCTGCAACGAGAAGATCAAGTTCGCCGCCGTCCTGGACCGGGCGCTGGCCCTGGGCTTCGACGCCGTGGTGACCGGGCACTACGCCCGGCTGGGCGACGACGGCGTGTTGCGGCGGGCCGCCGACGCCGAGAAGGACCAGTCCTACGTGCTCGGCGTACTCACGCAGGAGCAGCTGGATCACGCGATCTTCCCGCTGGGCGACTCGCTGAAGTCCGACGTACGCGCCGAGGCGGCCGAGCAGGGGCTGTCGGTCGCCGGAAAGCCCGACTCGCACGACATCTGCTTCATCGCCGACGGCGACACCCGCAAGTTCCTCCAGGAGCGGCTGGGTGAGGCGCCCGGCGACATCGTCGACTCGACCACCGGCGAGGTCGTCGGCTCCCACGACGGCGCGTACGCCTTCACGGTGGGCCAGCGGAAGGGGCTGGCCCTGGGCCGTCCCGCGCCGGATGGCAAGCCGCGCTACGTCCTGAGCATCACGCCGGTCACGAACACCGTCACCGTCGGCCCGGCCGAGGCGCTCGACGTCACCGTCGTCACCGCCACGCGCCCGATCGTCCTGGCTCCGCTGGAGCCGAAGACGGAGGCTCAGGTGCAGCTCCGGGCGCACGGCGAGCCGATCGACGCCGTGGTCGAGATCGTCGACGGCGTCCTGACGGCCAGCCTGCGCCGGCCGGCCCGGGGGATCGCGCCCGGTCAGGCGATCGTCGTCTACCGGCCCGACGCCGCCGGGGACGCCGTCCTCGCCAGCGCGACCATCACGAGTGCCAACGCCACCGACACCAGCGCCACCGACCGCAGCGCCACCGACCGCAGCGCCACCGACCGCAGCGCCACCGACCGCAGCGCGACCGACCGCAGCGCGACCGCCATGAGCACAGGCACCACGGCGGTCACCGCCGCCGCGGCCGTGGCGAGCGCCGCATGA
- a CDS encoding methionine synthase produces the protein MIELPRGSATGIGSLPGSDLVEAVKYSLGELPVAYLPELPNRGPGAELIGRGAGLLVGLPVELYTGRWRIASRGGRDLRRTHDLLERDLDQLTEQADGFAGPLKVQAAGPWTLAASIELALGQAVLSDHGAARDLSESLAEGLRLHVADMRRRVPGAQVILQLDEPSLPAVLAGQVRTASGLHTYRSVAESVAREALTRVIEAADAPVVLHCCAPDAPLALFRQAGAAGVALDLDQVKQLDPVGELIDAGLTLFAGAAATRGTRAPSSAAVADKVRTTWRTLGFSESQLPEQVVVTPACGLAGATPAYAREVLAACREAGRRLAEV, from the coding sequence ATGATCGAGCTGCCGCGCGGAAGCGCCACCGGAATCGGGTCGCTGCCCGGATCGGACCTGGTCGAGGCGGTCAAGTACAGCCTGGGCGAGCTGCCGGTGGCGTACCTGCCGGAGCTGCCGAATCGAGGTCCGGGCGCGGAGCTGATCGGGCGGGGCGCCGGGCTGCTCGTCGGTCTGCCGGTCGAGCTCTACACAGGACGGTGGCGGATCGCCTCCCGGGGCGGTCGTGACCTTCGGCGTACCCATGATCTCCTCGAACGAGACCTGGACCAGCTGACCGAGCAGGCGGACGGCTTCGCGGGACCGCTGAAGGTGCAGGCCGCGGGCCCGTGGACGCTGGCCGCGAGCATCGAGCTGGCGCTCGGGCAGGCGGTGCTGTCCGACCACGGCGCCGCACGCGACCTGAGCGAGTCGCTGGCGGAGGGGCTGCGCCTGCATGTGGCGGACATGCGTCGCCGCGTGCCGGGGGCGCAGGTGATTCTGCAGCTCGACGAGCCGTCGCTGCCCGCGGTCCTGGCCGGGCAGGTGCGCACCGCCAGTGGGCTGCACACCTATCGATCCGTCGCCGAGTCGGTCGCGCGCGAGGCGCTGACCCGCGTGATCGAGGCCGCCGACGCGCCGGTCGTGCTCCACTGCTGCGCGCCCGACGCGCCGCTCGCGCTGTTCCGCCAAGCCGGGGCGGCCGGCGTCGCGCTCGATCTCGACCAGGTGAAACAGCTCGATCCGGTGGGCGAACTGATCGACGCCGGGCTCACGCTCTTCGCGGGCGCGGCGGCCACGCGGGGCACTCGCGCGCCGTCGTCGGCTGCCGTCGCGGATAAGGTACGCACAACGTGGCGCACCCTCGGGTTCAGTGAGTCCCAGCTTCCCGAGCAGGTCGTGGTGACACCCGCCTGCGGCCTCGCCGGAGCGACACCCGCCTATGCGCGTGAGGTCCTGGCCGCGTGCCGGGAGGCTGGGCGGCGGCTCGCCGAGGTCTGA
- the ligA gene encoding NAD-dependent DNA ligase LigA — translation MSEKDFDSARSRIAELTSEIETHQQRYYELDAPTVSDAEYDGLLRELEGLEQDFPELRSLDSPTQRVGGQAAAGFATVQHAARMLSLDNAFSDEELTAWADRVVRDAGGQVAFLCELKIDGLAINLTYRNGRLVRAATRGDGRTGEDVTANVRALKDIPKTLKGDDVPALVEVRGEIFFPTSGFADLNASLVAAGQRPFANPRNAASGSLRQKDPSITGSRPLRLIVHGIGAHEGFEPPRQSEAYKLLQSWGLPTSLRWKVVDSLDEVREFIAYYAEHRHDVEHDIDGVVIKVDDVAIQGRLGNTSRAPRWAIAYKYPPEEANTKLVDILVNVGRTGRVTPYAVLEAVHVAGVTVTSATLHNQEEVKRKGVLIGDTVTIRRAGDVIPEVLGPVVDLRDGTEREFVMPTHCPECGAALAPAKESDVDVRCPNTRYCVAQLRERMFYLGGRDGFDIEGLGYKAGVALINDKVIADEGDLFGLTAADLTRSPFFTKKDGTLSANAAKLLDNLEKAKTVPLSRVLVSFSIRHCGPTAAEALANAFGSVEAISKASVERMSSVEDVGGIIAEAVREWFTVDWHREIVEKWQAAGVVMEQEMGVDTGPKPLDGLTVVVTGTLTDFTRDDASDALTAQGAKVTGSVSKKTSFVVVGENPGSKFDKAQSLGVPILDDAGLAILLADGPEAARSHAASTAA, via the coding sequence GTGAGCGAGAAGGACTTTGACTCCGCCCGGTCGCGGATCGCCGAGCTGACCAGCGAAATCGAGACACACCAGCAGCGTTACTACGAGCTGGACGCGCCGACCGTCTCCGACGCGGAATACGACGGTCTGCTGCGTGAGCTGGAGGGCCTGGAGCAGGACTTCCCGGAGCTGCGGTCGCTCGATTCGCCGACCCAGCGCGTCGGCGGGCAGGCCGCGGCCGGGTTCGCCACCGTCCAGCACGCGGCGCGGATGCTCAGCCTCGACAACGCCTTCTCCGACGAGGAGCTGACGGCCTGGGCCGATCGCGTGGTGCGCGACGCCGGCGGGCAGGTCGCGTTCCTGTGCGAGCTGAAGATCGACGGGCTCGCCATCAACCTGACCTATCGCAACGGCCGGCTGGTCCGGGCGGCGACCCGGGGCGACGGGCGGACCGGCGAGGACGTCACCGCCAACGTGCGTGCGCTGAAGGACATCCCCAAGACGCTCAAGGGGGACGACGTCCCCGCGCTCGTCGAGGTCCGGGGCGAGATCTTCTTCCCGACCTCCGGCTTCGCCGACCTCAACGCCAGCCTGGTCGCGGCCGGTCAGCGTCCGTTCGCGAATCCGCGCAACGCCGCCTCCGGCTCGCTGCGCCAGAAGGATCCCTCGATCACGGGCTCCCGGCCGCTGCGTCTGATCGTGCACGGCATCGGCGCGCACGAGGGCTTCGAGCCGCCCCGGCAATCCGAGGCGTACAAGCTGTTGCAGAGCTGGGGTCTGCCCACGTCGCTGCGCTGGAAGGTGGTGGACTCCCTCGACGAGGTCCGCGAGTTCATCGCCTACTACGCCGAGCACCGGCACGACGTCGAGCACGACATCGACGGCGTCGTGATCAAGGTCGACGACGTGGCGATCCAGGGCCGCCTGGGCAACACGAGCCGGGCGCCGCGCTGGGCGATCGCGTACAAGTATCCGCCGGAGGAGGCGAACACCAAGCTCGTCGACATCCTCGTCAACGTCGGCCGCACCGGCCGGGTCACCCCCTACGCCGTGCTCGAGGCCGTCCACGTCGCCGGCGTCACCGTCACCAGTGCGACCCTGCACAACCAAGAGGAAGTCAAGCGCAAGGGCGTCCTCATCGGCGACACGGTGACCATCCGGCGGGCGGGCGACGTCATCCCGGAGGTGCTCGGACCGGTCGTCGACCTGCGGGACGGCACCGAACGCGAGTTCGTGATGCCCACGCACTGCCCGGAGTGCGGCGCCGCGCTGGCTCCGGCGAAGGAGTCCGACGTCGACGTACGCTGCCCCAACACGCGCTATTGCGTCGCCCAGCTGCGTGAGCGCATGTTCTACCTCGGCGGCCGCGACGGCTTCGACATCGAGGGCCTGGGCTACAAGGCGGGCGTCGCCCTCATCAACGACAAGGTGATCGCCGACGAGGGCGACCTGTTCGGGCTGACCGCCGCGGACCTGACGCGGTCGCCGTTCTTCACGAAGAAGGACGGCACGCTCTCCGCGAACGCCGCCAAGCTCCTGGACAACCTCGAGAAGGCGAAGACGGTCCCGCTGTCGCGGGTCCTGGTGTCGTTCTCCATCCGGCACTGCGGCCCGACCGCGGCTGAGGCGCTGGCCAACGCGTTCGGCTCGGTCGAGGCGATCAGCAAGGCGAGCGTCGAGCGGATGTCTTCGGTGGAGGATGTCGGCGGCATCATCGCCGAGGCGGTCCGGGAGTGGTTCACCGTCGACTGGCACCGCGAGATCGTGGAGAAATGGCAGGCCGCCGGGGTCGTCATGGAGCAGGAGATGGGCGTCGACACCGGCCCGAAGCCACTGGACGGGCTGACCGTCGTGGTCACCGGCACGCTGACCGACTTCACCCGCGACGACGCGTCCGACGCGCTCACCGCGCAGGGCGCGAAGGTGACCGGATCGGTCTCGAAGAAGACCAGCTTCGTCGTCGTGGGGGAGAACCCGGGCTCGAAGTTCGACAAGGCGCAGAGTCTGGGTGTGCCGATCCTCGACGACGCGGGTCTCGCGATCCTGCTCGCCGACGGGCCGGAAGCAGCTCGGAGCCACGCCGCGTCGACTGCTGCCTGA
- a CDS encoding putative bifunctional diguanylate cyclase/phosphodiesterase codes for MGSGRFIGYVAIVVVLAAAVLVVELATPFAGSGPWEAEIWLMAAMALVADAFPMSPPGRRMSSAVFPSICFSFAILIDSNLAAALVVQAAAVVVSSWRMKHKPWRAVFNIAQYAIALSAASAVIHLGATLLPIDAAAGWAVAVCVLAAVAWFLCKYTTTSVAVWLRFGGPLWPTLRAPLAPEALTTGALLLLGVILAAAADQSALYVPLAIIPLIAVQRLAVLSTEQTRLARLDSLTGLANRKVLISEVGSIAAEYARSPAKARFALLLLDLDRFKHVNDALGHTVGDRLLVAVADRLAKNIREGDLVARLGGDEFAIVSGRLTSPDDAVRLAARITQALQDPVTLDGLPLDISGSIGIALYPEHGTDFATLMRHADVAMYDAKHRGDGIALYAAESDHNSPRRLSLVADLRKALEDPEGGGLNVFYQPQIEISSGEVVGVEALLRWHHPAYGPVDPEELIKAAEPSAVMRQLTRWVLAEVVAQLARWRPMALRLRCAVNVSVRDLHNDDIVEHVTDLLREHGVTADQLQLEITEEGLMADPNRVLATLAKLDKLGVAIALDDFGTGYSSMQHLRRLPLAEVKIDRTFVFGMREDPDDAAIVSSIIELAGALGLRVVAEGVEDEPTWRMLHQQGCEVAQGWFYARPMPAEDLLAWIARTTLPGARRLASRLPAAHPHAVIVPAPTPESP; via the coding sequence ATGGGTTCCGGCCGTTTTATCGGGTATGTGGCGATTGTTGTCGTCCTCGCGGCCGCCGTCCTTGTTGTCGAACTCGCGACGCCGTTCGCCGGTTCCGGCCCCTGGGAGGCCGAGATCTGGTTGATGGCGGCGATGGCGCTGGTTGCGGACGCCTTTCCGATGAGCCCGCCGGGGCGTCGGATGAGTTCGGCGGTGTTCCCGTCGATCTGCTTCAGCTTCGCCATCCTCATCGATTCGAACCTCGCGGCGGCGTTGGTGGTCCAGGCGGCGGCGGTCGTCGTCTCGTCCTGGCGGATGAAGCACAAACCGTGGCGGGCGGTCTTCAACATCGCCCAGTACGCGATCGCGCTGTCGGCCGCGTCGGCGGTGATCCACCTCGGCGCGACGCTGCTGCCGATCGACGCCGCGGCCGGCTGGGCGGTGGCGGTGTGCGTACTGGCCGCCGTGGCCTGGTTCCTGTGCAAGTACACGACGACCTCGGTCGCGGTCTGGCTGCGCTTCGGCGGTCCACTGTGGCCGACCCTGCGCGCCCCGCTGGCCCCGGAGGCGCTGACCACCGGCGCGTTGCTCCTGCTCGGCGTGATCCTGGCCGCCGCGGCCGACCAGAGCGCGCTCTACGTCCCGCTGGCGATCATCCCGCTGATCGCCGTGCAGCGGTTGGCCGTGCTGTCCACCGAGCAGACCCGGCTGGCCCGGCTCGACTCGCTGACCGGGCTGGCCAACCGCAAGGTCCTGATCAGCGAGGTCGGCTCGATCGCCGCCGAGTACGCCCGCTCGCCCGCCAAGGCACGATTCGCTCTGCTGCTGCTGGACCTGGACCGGTTCAAGCACGTCAACGACGCGCTCGGGCACACCGTCGGCGACCGGCTGCTGGTCGCGGTGGCCGACCGGCTGGCGAAGAACATCCGCGAGGGCGACCTCGTGGCGCGGTTGGGCGGCGACGAGTTCGCCATCGTCTCCGGCCGCCTGACCAGCCCCGACGACGCCGTACGCCTCGCCGCCCGGATCACGCAGGCGCTGCAGGACCCGGTGACGCTGGACGGGCTGCCGCTCGACATCTCCGGCAGCATCGGCATCGCCCTCTACCCAGAGCACGGCACCGATTTCGCCACGCTGATGCGGCACGCCGACGTCGCGATGTACGACGCCAAACACCGGGGCGACGGCATCGCCCTGTACGCCGCGGAGTCGGACCACAACTCGCCCCGTCGCCTGAGCCTTGTCGCCGATCTCCGCAAGGCGCTGGAGGACCCCGAGGGCGGCGGGCTGAACGTCTTCTACCAGCCTCAGATCGAGATCTCGTCCGGTGAGGTCGTCGGCGTGGAGGCACTGCTGCGCTGGCACCATCCGGCGTACGGGCCGGTCGACCCGGAGGAGCTGATCAAGGCGGCCGAGCCGAGCGCGGTGATGCGCCAGCTCACCCGCTGGGTGCTGGCCGAGGTGGTCGCGCAGCTCGCCCGCTGGCGGCCGATGGCGTTGCGGCTGCGCTGCGCGGTCAACGTGAGCGTGCGGGACCTGCACAACGACGACATCGTCGAGCACGTCACCGACCTGCTCCGGGAGCACGGCGTCACCGCTGACCAGCTCCAGCTGGAGATCACCGAGGAAGGTCTGATGGCCGACCCCAACCGGGTCCTCGCCACCCTCGCCAAGCTGGACAAGCTCGGCGTGGCGATCGCGCTGGACGACTTCGGCACGGGGTACTCCTCGATGCAGCACCTGCGGCGGCTGCCGCTGGCCGAGGTGAAGATCGACCGCACGTTCGTCTTCGGGATGCGTGAGGACCCCGACGACGCCGCGATCGTCAGCTCGATCATCGAACTGGCCGGCGCGCTCGGCCTGCGCGTGGTGGCCGAAGGCGTCGAGGACGAGCCGACCTGGCGGATGTTGCACCAGCAGGGCTGCGAAGTGGCCCAGGGCTGGTTCTACGCCCGACCGATGCCGGCCGAGGACCTGCTGGCCTGGATCGCCCGAACGACGTTGCCGGGCGCGCGCCGGCTGGCCTCCCGCCTGCCTGCCGCCCACCCACACGCCGTCATCGTCCCCGCCCCCACCCCCGAATCCCCCTAA
- the gatC gene encoding Asp-tRNA(Asn)/Glu-tRNA(Gln) amidotransferase subunit GatC, whose protein sequence is MAAISREEVAHLAHLSRLAVTEQELDVFAGQLDVILQAVARVGEVAAADIPPTSHSVPLVNVLREDVEQPCLTPAEALAGAPDAYEDRFRVPRILSEEE, encoded by the coding sequence ATGGCCGCCATCTCCCGCGAAGAGGTAGCGCATCTGGCGCACCTGTCGCGGCTTGCCGTCACCGAGCAGGAACTGGACGTCTTCGCCGGTCAGCTCGACGTGATCCTGCAGGCCGTCGCCCGGGTCGGCGAGGTGGCCGCCGCGGACATCCCGCCCACGTCCCACTCGGTTCCGCTGGTCAACGTGCTGCGCGAGGACGTCGAGCAGCCGTGCCTGACCCCGGCCGAGGCGCTGGCCGGCGCGCCGGACGCGTACGAGGACCGGTTCCGGGTTCCTCGCATCTTGAGCGAAGAGGAGTGA